The following proteins are co-located in the Candidatus Methylomirabilota bacterium genome:
- a CDS encoding primary-amine oxidase, which produces MTPITSERTLATHPLDPLTADEISRAWEILRTREPLGARTRVVSITLQEPPKEAALRHRPGDAVERAALVVLIDSAAARTFEAVVSLSQKQVLSWEHIPGVQPAIVLDEFFECEAAVRADPRWQEAMRKRGVTDFSLAMVDPWSAGHFGFAGEEGRRLARTLTWVRRSPNDNGYARPVANLIAVVDLNDMTVLGVEDYGVVPLPPEDANYSPDVAGTRTDLKPIEIRQPEGPSFRLDGHELAWQKWRLRLGFTPREGLVLHTVTYRDQGRERPILYRASVVDMVVPYGDPRPTYFHRNAFDVGEYGIGYLANSLENGCDCLGEVRYLDAVVNDSRGGAQTVRNAVCVHEEDYGILWKHFDWRTGYSEVRRSRRLVVSFIATVGNYEYGFYWYFYQDGTIQLEVKLTGIASNGAVPPGEKPRWGELVAPQVYAPIHQHFFNVRLDMMVDGLHNSVYEVNTVADPPGPENPHRNAFHTEATLLRCESEAQRIIDPLAGRFWTIVNPSVRNRLGEPVGYKLMPGENVLPFAAGDASVTRRAAFMTKHLWVTRYDPRERYAGGEYPNQHPGGAGLPSYVQDDASLDNTDVVVWYTFGAHHVVRTEDWPVMPVTCIGFMLKPVGFFDRNPALDVPPSPRHPACGQNDSSCHAG; this is translated from the coding sequence ATGACACCCATCACGTCCGAGCGCACGCTCGCCACGCATCCGCTGGACCCGCTCACCGCTGACGAGATCAGCCGCGCCTGGGAGATTCTCCGCACGCGAGAGCCTCTGGGCGCGCGGACCCGAGTGGTTTCCATCACGCTCCAGGAGCCGCCCAAGGAGGCCGCGCTGCGTCATCGGCCCGGCGACGCGGTGGAGCGGGCGGCGCTCGTCGTGCTCATCGACAGCGCGGCGGCCAGGACGTTCGAGGCCGTCGTCTCCCTCTCCCAGAAGCAGGTGCTCTCCTGGGAGCACATTCCCGGCGTCCAGCCGGCCATCGTCCTCGACGAGTTCTTCGAGTGCGAGGCGGCCGTGCGCGCCGATCCGCGCTGGCAGGAGGCCATGCGGAAGCGCGGAGTGACGGACTTCAGCCTGGCCATGGTAGACCCGTGGTCGGCCGGCCACTTCGGCTTCGCGGGTGAGGAGGGCCGGCGGCTCGCCCGCACGCTCACCTGGGTTCGGCGCAGCCCGAATGACAACGGCTATGCCCGCCCGGTGGCGAACCTGATCGCGGTCGTCGATCTGAACGACATGACCGTGCTCGGGGTCGAGGACTATGGCGTGGTCCCCCTGCCGCCGGAGGATGCCAACTACTCGCCGGACGTCGCGGGGACCCGGACCGATCTCAAGCCGATCGAGATCCGTCAGCCGGAAGGCCCGAGCTTCCGGCTCGACGGCCACGAGCTCGCCTGGCAGAAATGGCGCCTGCGCCTCGGGTTCACGCCTCGCGAGGGGCTGGTGCTCCACACGGTCACCTACCGTGACCAGGGGCGGGAGCGCCCGATCCTCTACCGGGCCTCGGTGGTCGACATGGTCGTCCCGTACGGGGACCCGCGGCCCACCTACTTCCACCGCAACGCCTTCGACGTGGGGGAGTACGGGATCGGGTACCTGGCGAACTCGCTGGAAAACGGGTGCGACTGCCTGGGCGAGGTCCGCTACCTGGACGCCGTCGTCAACGACAGCCGGGGCGGTGCTCAGACGGTGCGGAACGCCGTGTGCGTGCACGAGGAGGATTACGGCATCCTCTGGAAGCACTTCGACTGGCGGACGGGGTACAGCGAGGTGCGCCGGTCGCGCCGGCTGGTGGTGTCGTTCATCGCCACCGTCGGCAACTACGAGTACGGCTTCTACTGGTACTTCTATCAGGACGGCACCATCCAGCTCGAGGTGAAGCTGACCGGCATCGCCTCCAACGGGGCGGTGCCGCCCGGGGAGAAGCCCCGCTGGGGAGAGCTGGTGGCGCCTCAGGTCTACGCCCCCATCCACCAGCACTTCTTCAACGTGCGACTCGACATGATGGTCGACGGGCTCCACAACTCCGTCTACGAGGTCAACACGGTCGCCGACCCTCCGGGCCCGGAGAATCCGCACCGCAACGCCTTCCACACCGAGGCCACCCTGCTCCGCTGCGAGTCCGAGGCCCAGCGCATCATCGATCCGCTGGCCGGCCGGTTCTGGACGATCGTCAACCCATCGGTCCGGAACCGCCTCGGCGAGCCGGTCGGTTACAAGCTCATGCCCGGAGAGAACGTCCTGCCCTTCGCGGCGGGCGACGCGTCGGTGACCCGACGGGCGGCCTTCATGACCAAGCATCTCTGGGTCACCCGCTACGACCCGCGCGAGCGCTACGCCGGCGGCGAGTACCCGAACCAGCATCCGGGCGGGGCCGGCCTCCCCAGTTACGTCCAGGACGACGCGTCCCTGGACAACACCGACGTGGTGGTCTGGTACACGTTCGGCGCCCATCACGTCGTGCGGACGGAGGACTGGCCGGTGATGCCCGTGACCTGCATCGGCTTCATGCTCAAGCCCGTCGGCTTCTTCGACCGCAACCCCGCCCTCGACGTGCCGCCGTCGCCACGCCACCCGGCGTGCGGTCAGAACGACTCGAGCTGCCACGCCGGCTGA
- a CDS encoding ABC transporter ATP-binding protein — translation GCGKTTLLNLLAGFLSPTRGEILVGGQPVTGKGGDRGIVFQDFAQLFPWRTAQRNVEFGLEMRNIAAAERREIARRHLRLVKLEPFAGAYPHQLSGGMQQRVAIARALAYNPSVLLMDEPFAALDAMTREEMQRLLVEVWQATRKTVVYVTHNVAEAVYLADRIVVLTPHPGTVKTELKVTLPRMRDPLRVEFLEHQREVLAHLTDSAERP, via the coding sequence GGGTGTGGGAAGACCACGCTGCTGAACCTCCTGGCCGGATTCCTCTCGCCGACGCGGGGCGAGATCCTGGTCGGGGGCCAGCCGGTGACCGGGAAGGGGGGCGACCGGGGGATCGTCTTCCAGGACTTCGCCCAGCTCTTCCCGTGGCGGACCGCCCAGCGAAACGTCGAGTTCGGCCTGGAGATGCGGAACATCGCTGCCGCCGAGCGCCGCGAGATCGCCCGGCGCCATCTCCGGCTCGTGAAGCTCGAGCCGTTCGCCGGCGCCTATCCCCACCAGCTCTCGGGCGGGATGCAGCAGCGGGTGGCGATCGCCCGGGCCCTCGCCTACAACCCGTCCGTGCTGCTGATGGACGAACCCTTCGCCGCCCTGGATGCCATGACGCGGGAGGAGATGCAGCGGCTCCTGGTCGAGGTCTGGCAGGCGACGCGGAAGACGGTCGTCTACGTCACCCACAACGTGGCCGAGGCGGTCTACCTGGCCGACCGGATCGTCGTCCTCACCCCGCATCCGGGGACGGTGAAGACCGAGTTGAAGGTCACCCTGCCGCGGATGCGGGATCCGCTGCGGGTGGAGTTCCTGGAGCACCAGCGCGAGGTCCTCGCGCACCTGACCGACTCGGCCGAGCGGCCGTGA
- a CDS encoding UbiD family decarboxylase — protein sequence MKDLAGFLSAHREHFLCIGKPVPLDAIGALTAQAGRPIVFENVEGQDMPVVDLLFVHRAAQARVLGCEPGDVVRALCEVRKRGPAPLRTVDDAPCKARRYLGEDVDLGRLPIVTHTALDPYPYTTSFVVMRDPERGAWNAMFPRCGVLGPREMVASFVTPTAIGILAKHRAAGTRMPMAIAIGTHPAWELAAAYNYVHEGWWELELYQAITGEPGELVRCETVDLAVPADASIVVEGFVHPTRTAQDGPSPGPTMLFTPYASQQPVFEVTAITMRESPIYRHHLMTPFTDHQELPRLWQEALLYERLRGMGVAVRDLTYPQGGGAMCLVLQVEPSMDGQVADALLVAMGTFLNNKLVIAVDPDVDIYDYRDVMYALATRVDPARDVITVGNTRGWIFDPTARPSPGAMPNTSQTRFPSVGSRWGIDATKPAPYRAAERRDYERAWPLRWGEVRLEDFLT from the coding sequence ATGAAGGATCTGGCCGGCTTCCTGAGCGCTCATCGGGAGCACTTCCTCTGTATCGGAAAACCGGTCCCGCTCGACGCCATCGGGGCCCTGACCGCCCAGGCCGGCCGCCCGATCGTCTTCGAGAACGTCGAAGGCCAGGACATGCCCGTGGTGGACCTCCTGTTCGTCCACCGGGCGGCCCAGGCCCGGGTGCTCGGCTGCGAGCCCGGCGACGTGGTGCGGGCGCTGTGTGAGGTGCGGAAACGCGGTCCGGCGCCGCTCCGGACGGTGGACGACGCCCCCTGCAAGGCGCGGAGGTACCTCGGTGAGGACGTGGACCTCGGGCGGCTCCCGATCGTCACCCACACCGCGCTCGACCCCTACCCCTACACCACGAGCTTCGTCGTCATGCGGGATCCGGAACGCGGCGCCTGGAACGCGATGTTCCCGCGATGCGGCGTCCTGGGGCCGCGGGAGATGGTCGCGTCGTTCGTGACTCCGACCGCCATCGGCATCCTGGCCAAGCACCGGGCGGCCGGTACCCGGATGCCGATGGCCATCGCGATCGGCACCCACCCGGCCTGGGAGCTGGCGGCCGCCTACAACTACGTGCACGAGGGGTGGTGGGAGCTCGAGCTCTACCAGGCGATAACCGGCGAGCCCGGGGAGCTGGTGCGGTGCGAGACGGTCGACCTCGCGGTGCCGGCGGACGCCAGCATCGTCGTCGAAGGCTTCGTCCATCCGACGCGGACCGCCCAGGACGGCCCCTCGCCCGGTCCGACCATGCTCTTCACGCCGTATGCGAGCCAGCAGCCCGTGTTCGAGGTCACCGCCATCACGATGCGGGAGAGCCCGATCTACCGGCACCACCTGATGACCCCCTTCACCGACCACCAGGAGCTGCCGCGGCTGTGGCAGGAAGCGCTCCTCTACGAGCGGCTCCGCGGCATGGGGGTCGCGGTGCGCGACCTCACCTATCCGCAAGGCGGCGGGGCGATGTGTCTCGTGCTGCAGGTCGAGCCGAGCATGGACGGGCAGGTGGCCGACGCGCTGCTGGTGGCGATGGGCACCTTCCTGAACAACAAGCTCGTCATCGCGGTGGACCCCGACGTCGACATCTACGACTATCGCGACGTGATGTACGCCCTGGCCACCCGGGTCGACCCCGCCCGGGACGTGATCACGGTGGGGAACACCCGCGGCTGGATCTTCGACCCGACCGCGCGGCCTTCGCCTGGGGCGATGCCGAACACCAGCCAGACGCGCTTCCCCTCGGTCGGGTCGCGCTGGGGCATCGATGCCACCAAGCCGGCGCCGTATCGCGCCGCCGAGCGGCGGGACTACGAGCGGGCCTGGCCGCTGCGGTGGGGCGAGGTCCGCCTCGAGGACTTCCTGACCTGA
- a CDS encoding cupin domain-containing protein produces the protein MPKPEYEFHEPRENPWEPAFGEIPGAWQQILSRDPEKGDYTRLVRLDPGADTSAAGTLVHDFWEEVYIVRGDLTDLRLGETFRAGYYACRPPGMTHGPYRSPSGVLMVEFRYGFRK, from the coding sequence GTGCCCAAGCCGGAGTACGAGTTCCACGAGCCGCGGGAGAACCCCTGGGAGCCGGCCTTCGGCGAGATCCCCGGCGCCTGGCAGCAGATCCTGTCGCGCGATCCCGAGAAGGGGGACTACACGCGACTGGTGCGCCTCGATCCCGGCGCCGACACCTCGGCGGCGGGCACGCTCGTCCACGATTTCTGGGAAGAGGTCTACATCGTACGCGGCGATCTGACGGACCTCCGCCTCGGCGAGACGTTCCGGGCCGGCTACTACGCCTGCCGTCCTCCCGGCATGACGCACGGCCCGTATCGGTCTCCGAGCGGAGTGCTCATGGTCGAGTTCCGGTACGGATTCCGGAAGTGA